The DNA region TTCTTTTTTGAATAAAAATAAATAAGTATTGGCAATATTAAAATCCATGAAATATCAGACATATATTTCAATTGAAAAATATGTCCTAAAATAGTTAGCACTATCAATACAAAAAGCACCATTGTGATGGTTTTGTATTCTATTAATTTCATTATTACACAGATTTTGGGAGTACAAAATTAAACAAAAGTACAGATAATCCAAAAAATCATGCATTTTATCGATTAACAGCAAGACAATATTTTAAAAAATACTCAAAAATCACATCGTTTTTTTGAGTATAATTATATATTACATAATATATTCTGTTAATTTCAATTGAAACTAACCAAAATATCAAAATAAAATGATTATTCAATAAAATTACGGTTTTTACCGTAATCTTAAATTTTAGGCTAATAAATTAACCTATCATTTGTAAAAAATCTTCTTCTGAAATAATTGACACGTTCAATTTTTCTGCTTTTTCCTTTTTGCTTGGTCCCATTTTATCGCCAGCAACTACATAATTTGTTTTAGATGAAATTGATGAAGACACTTTACCACCATTATCTTCGATAAGCTTTTTAAGTTCTGTTCTTGACACTTGATAAAACACTCCTGAAACCACAAAAATATTCCCTTCCAACTTATTGGTTTGATTGGCTAATTTTTCTGCTGAAATTTCTAACTGAACACCATAAGATTTTAATCGACTAATGATTTTTTGATTTTCTTCATTTGAAAAGAAGTCGACTACACTTTCTGCTATTTTTGTACCGATTTCATCTACATTAACCAACTCTTCAATACTCGCATTTTGTAAAGCATCAATAGATTTGTAATGTTTAGCTAATTTTTTAGCAACAGTTTCGCCTACAAATCTAATACCGATTGCAAACAATACACGCTCAAATGGAATTTGCTTTGAAGCCTCAATACCAGCGATTAAATTATCGGCACTTTTTTCTGCCATTCGCTCTAACGGAAGGATATCTTCTTTAGTTAATTCATATAAATCTGCAAAGTTATTTATCAATCCAGCATTAACTAAAAGCGCAACAGTTTCTCCGCCTAAACCTTCAATATCCATTGCTTTTCTTGAAATATAATGCTGAATTCTACCAATAATCTGTGGATTACAACCATTATAATTTGGACAATAATGCTTGGCTTCGCCTTCAATACGTTCTAATGGTGTATTACATTCTGGACAATTAGTAATGTATTCTGTTGGTTTAGAATCTGCTGGTCGTTCTTCTAAATTAACCGATATAATTTTAGGAATAATTTCGCCACCTTTTTCTACATAAACCGTATCTCCTACTCTAATATCAAGTTTTTCAATTTGATCTGCATTGTGTAAAGACGCACGTTTTACAATGGTTCCTGCCAATTCAACTGGCTCTAAATTTGCTACAGGCGTAATGGCGCCAGTACGACCAACTTGATAAGTAATTTCGTTTAAAACAGTACTTACCTGCTCTGCTTTAAATTTGTATGCGATTGCCCAACGTGGCGCTTTTGCAGTGAAACCTAACTCTTCTTGCTGGTATAAACTATTGACTTTTACTACAACACCATCAGTCTCGTAAGGCAAATCGTGTCTAGCATGATCCCAATGGTTTATAAATTCAAAAACTTCATCTATTGTATTGCATAATTTAGATTCTTTCGGTGCTTTAAAACCCATTTGTCTAGCGCGTTCTAAACTTTCAAATTGTGTTGTAAAATTGAAATTACTACCAACCAATCCATATAATAAACAGTCTAATGGTCGCTTTGCTACTTCCGCGCTATCTTGCAGTTTTAAACTTCCAGAAGCTGTGTTACGCGGATTTCTATATGGTTCTTCTCCGTTTGCAATGCGTTCTTCATTCATTTTGTTAAATCCTTCAAACGGAAGCACAATTTCACCTCTAATTTCAAATTGCTCAGGAAATGGCGGTTTTAATTGTAATGGCACGGAATTTATGGTTTTTACATTTGCTGTCACATCATCACCTTGTACACCATCGCCACGTGTAACAGCTTGCACTAACGCACCATTTTTGTAAGTTAAATTTATAGATGCGCCATCATATTTTAGCTCGCAAGTGTATTGCACATCACCATCTACCAACTTTTTAATTCTAGTTTCCCAATCTTTTAAATCTTCTAAAGAATACGAATTATCCAAACTATACATTCTGTGTGCATGCACAACAGTTTTAAAGTTTTTAGTCACTTCGCCGCCAACGCGTAAGGTTGGAGAATTTGCGTCGTAAAACTCTGGATGCGCTTCTTCTAACGCTTGTAATTCTTTAAGTTTAATATCAAAATCGTAATCGCTAATGGTTGGATTATCAAGTACGTAATAATTATAGTTATGCTGACGAAGCTCGTCACGTAGTTGGGTAATTTGTTCTTGTATGGTCATTTAAACTATATTTCTAAAATATTATAAAATGAGTCTTTAAGTTTATATTTTAAGTAAAAGCAATGGTCACTAGACTCATAACAATCTGAATTTGACATAAATTTAATTATAAATTCTTTGTTACTAATCCAATAAATTTCTTCTTCTGTTTTATTTAGGAATTGACTTGTATCAAAATCACTCTCTAAATAGTCTTCTAAATCATAAAAAAGCATGAAAGATTTTTCAATTTTATCATTCTTAATCCTATCTATGAATACTGTTCTTTGAGAAAGACATTCTAAATCATAATCTATAGACACCACATAATCTTTATTTGGCGACACATAAGGATAACCGCCTTCATATACATCATTAATACTTCCATTTTCTTTATTTATAAAAATGAAATTTGGATACGAAAACACCATAGAAGATCCAACCAAAAATGTATTAGGAAAATCTTGATCTTGATAAAGTGAAAATGTTTTTGTTGGACTATATTCTGAATGATAAGTCGTGTCTTTATAAACCAACTTTTCACCATTATCTGCTATTATTTTCAATGTATTATCCTGCTTATAATCTTTAGTAATATCCTGGATTTTTGGCGTTTTAATGATGTTGTTTTTGTATTTACTTATATCAACAACATTGATTTCAAATAAATCATCCATGCAAATAGGAAGCACTTCTTTACCTTTAATTGAAAAGCCTGAATTTTTATAAGCAAAATTGGTCTGTCCACAGTAAGAATCAAATAAATAACCATCAAAAATATAACCGTGATTATAGCTTTCAGTCGGAATTAAAAGATGTTTTAAATACGCTTGATAGTCTAAAATAATTTTAGCTTTTTTGCCTTTAATTGGTTGACCTTGATCATAAATAATGGTATCATTTTCAGAAGACTTTTCTATAGTGACTTTGTCTAAAAAGTTTAATTTACCTATTTGATTTCCAATTGAATCTCTAACAATCAATCCGCTACTTGCTTTTACTGATCTGGTATGTTCTCTAACTGCAGATTTTTTTTCTTTAAATGAAATTTTTCCGTTTTCATCCATTAAAAAATAATCGTAAGTAGTTTTCATCACTCCATCATCATAGTAATATGATTTTATATTGAAATTACTATCATAAAAATAAAATACCGTTTCGGAATTAGTTTTGTAAGGATAAACAACCTTTACATCTAATATAGACTTGTAATCATTAGTGTAATTTATCACCGAAAAAAACGATCCAACATTAGCCTGTACCGAGTAAAAAAGTAAAGTTTTATAGTTTTTAGAGACACTTAAATTGTGAATAATTTTTGTTTTTAAATGCTTATCTAAAGCGTATTCTTTTGATAAATGATACAGATGATGTGATTTATCATAATCATAAAACCTAAAACCTCGTTTAGTAATAGATATTATTGTATCTAACTGCAATGCTAGTTTTTGACTAAACTCAAGACCTTCAAAATCGTTGTATTTGTTTTTAGGCTGTAAAAAAGAAATGGTATCTATTAAAGGTGAAGTTTTTAATTCATAGCTATTTAAAAAATCAACAGTTTTTACTTTTTCTGCAATAGGTT from Mesoflavibacter profundi includes:
- the ligA gene encoding NAD-dependent DNA ligase LigA, encoding MTIQEQITQLRDELRQHNYNYYVLDNPTISDYDFDIKLKELQALEEAHPEFYDANSPTLRVGGEVTKNFKTVVHAHRMYSLDNSYSLEDLKDWETRIKKLVDGDVQYTCELKYDGASINLTYKNGALVQAVTRGDGVQGDDVTANVKTINSVPLQLKPPFPEQFEIRGEIVLPFEGFNKMNEERIANGEEPYRNPRNTASGSLKLQDSAEVAKRPLDCLLYGLVGSNFNFTTQFESLERARQMGFKAPKESKLCNTIDEVFEFINHWDHARHDLPYETDGVVVKVNSLYQQEELGFTAKAPRWAIAYKFKAEQVSTVLNEITYQVGRTGAITPVANLEPVELAGTIVKRASLHNADQIEKLDIRVGDTVYVEKGGEIIPKIISVNLEERPADSKPTEYITNCPECNTPLERIEGEAKHYCPNYNGCNPQIIGRIQHYISRKAMDIEGLGGETVALLVNAGLINNFADLYELTKEDILPLERMAEKSADNLIAGIEASKQIPFERVLFAIGIRFVGETVAKKLAKHYKSIDALQNASIEELVNVDEIGTKIAESVVDFFSNEENQKIISRLKSYGVQLEISAEKLANQTNKLEGNIFVVSGVFYQVSRTELKKLIEDNGGKVSSSISSKTNYVVAGDKMGPSKKEKAEKLNVSIISEEDFLQMIG